One stretch of Lacrimispora sphenoides DNA includes these proteins:
- the hypD gene encoding hydrogenase formation protein HypD yields the protein MIHQVIDELKNYDGRPVKIMEVCGTHTSSIFKNGIRSMISPKIQLISGPGCPVCVTPSAYIDKLTEYSLKENHCVLTFGDMMKVKGSKMTLTEAKAAGGRVKILYSPLMAVAEAEQNREIQYIFAAVGFETTVPVYALLLEEIRQKKLNNLKLMTSLKTIVPALSFICENEKNIDGFLSPGHVSVITGSIAYRELADRYRKPFVIAGFEGEHILAAIYEIMTQIKKQRFEVKNLYASAVTEEGNQKAAAFIKEYFEAADGFWRGIGVIEGSALRLKEEYGAYDAGSAEEELEEDMPIGCKCTDVILGRINPSDCPLFKTACNPLHAVGPCMVSPEGSCGIWYQNS from the coding sequence ATGATCCACCAGGTGATAGATGAACTGAAAAATTATGACGGAAGGCCGGTAAAGATCATGGAAGTATGCGGGACCCATACGTCCAGCATCTTTAAAAACGGCATCCGTTCCATGATTTCTCCTAAGATCCAGCTGATTTCAGGACCAGGCTGTCCGGTCTGTGTCACCCCCTCCGCCTATATTGATAAGCTGACGGAATACTCCCTAAAGGAGAACCATTGCGTGCTGACCTTTGGAGATATGATGAAAGTAAAAGGAAGCAAGATGACTCTGACTGAAGCAAAGGCGGCCGGAGGCAGGGTAAAGATCCTCTATTCTCCGCTTATGGCAGTTGCGGAAGCGGAACAAAACAGAGAGATCCAATATATCTTTGCTGCAGTTGGGTTTGAAACCACGGTTCCTGTTTATGCCCTGCTTCTTGAGGAAATCCGGCAGAAGAAACTGAATAATTTAAAACTCATGACCTCCTTAAAGACGATTGTACCGGCTCTTTCCTTTATCTGCGAAAATGAGAAAAACATTGACGGCTTTTTAAGCCCCGGACATGTCAGCGTAATCACCGGAAGTATCGCATACCGGGAGCTGGCAGACAGATACCGGAAGCCTTTTGTAATAGCAGGTTTTGAAGGGGAGCATATCCTAGCCGCTATATATGAGATCATGACCCAGATAAAGAAGCAGCGCTTTGAGGTGAAAAATTTGTATGCCAGCGCTGTGACGGAAGAGGGAAACCAGAAAGCAGCAGCTTTTATCAAAGAATATTTTGAAGCTGCGGATGGCTTTTGGCGAGGAATCGGAGTCATAGAAGGATCCGCTCTGAGACTAAAAGAAGAATACGGAGCCTATGATGCAGGAAGCGCGGAAGAAGAGCTCGAAGAGGATATGCCAATCGGCTGCAAGTGTACGGATGTAATACTCGGACGGATCAATCCGTCGGATTGCCCGTTGTTTAAGACCGCATGCAATCCGCTTCACGCGGTAGGCCCCTGTATGGTGTCTCCGGAAGGATCCTGCGGCATCTGGTATCAGAATTCATGA